In Candidatus Methylomirabilota bacterium, the genomic window CTCCCCACGCCGGCCAGACGGTGGTCAGCGCCTTCGACGTCACGAACCCGCTGGCCCCGGTGTTCCTCGCCCAGATCCCGCTGGGCTCGCTCACGCTGCCATCGGGAACGCTGCGCAACAAGAAGAGCGTGAGCCTCGTCTACGTCCGCCCCGGCGCCCGCAGCCAGACCGCCTGAAGCTCAGATCACGGCGATCGCCTCGACCTCGATCAGGTAGTCGGGGTGCGCCAGCGCGCTCACCTCGATCATGGTCGAGGCCGGCCCCTTGCCGCCGAAGAACTCTTCCCGGACCGCGCGGTACTCCGGCCGGTAGCGGGCGTCCACGACGTAGGTGTTGATCTTGACCACGTTGCCGAGCGAGCCGCCCCCGGCCTCGACCAGCGCCTTGATGGCGCGGAACACCTCGCGGGCCTGTGCGGCGAAGTCACCCCGGTGCTTCACGCTGCCATCCTTGTCGTACGCGACCTGGCCGGCCAGGAACAGGATCGTCTGGGCCCCGGTCACCTTGATGCCCTGGCTGTACCCCGGCGGATCGTAGACGCCAGGAGCGCAGTACTTCTCGATCTGAGCCATCGGCGGTCCTCCTGATCAGGAGTCGGTGGCGTCGAATGCTAGCACAGCCTTCGTGGCACCGGCCTTGCTGCACCGGGGAGAGGAGGCCAGCCATGATGCCGTTGATCCTCGCCCTCGTCCTGGCGCTCGCCATGCCGTCGCTGGCGACCGCCCAGGCTGTGCAGCACGGTGCCCAGCCGAACCCGCAGGAGGTCCGACCAGGGAACCCGCAGGGGGACGCGCCGTCG contains:
- a CDS encoding RidA family protein; this translates as MAQIEKYCAPGVYDPPGYSQGIKVTGAQTILFLAGQVAYDKDGSVKHRGDFAAQAREVFRAIKALVEAGGGSLGNVVKINTYVVDARYRPEYRAVREEFFGGKGPASTMIEVSALAHPDYLIEVEAIAVI